In the genome of Caulobacter flavus, the window ATCCAGGGCGATTGGGAGAAGGCCGCCGCGCGTCTGCGGGCGATCGTGGCCCTCGACCCCGCATACAGGATGTTCGGTCTGCTGTACGGCGCCGCCATCGGGGCCGAGGTCGCGCGCGCCGAGGTCTTCGCGGGGCGGCGGCCGCCCGACCTGCTCTGCGCCACCGCGCCCTGGACCGAGGCCTTCGTGGCGGCGTTCGCCGGCGCCCTGGCCGGAGACCCCGCATCGATCGAGGCCCGCGACATGGCTGCCGACGAGGCCCTGGACGTCCCGGGACGATGGAACGACCAGGACATCGACTGGATCGCCGACACCGACGATCGCCTGGGGCCAATGCTGGAAGCCATCGTCGACGGCCGCTGGGGGCTGTTGCCCTTCGAGGCCGTCGCCGAGCTGCGCAGTGAAGGCCCCCGGCATCTTCGCGACCTTATCTGGCTTCCGGCCCACGTCACCCTGCGTTCGGGCGAACGCGCCGCGGCCCTCCTGCCGACGCGCTATCCGGGAACCGAGATGGAGCCCGACGACACGTTGAAGCTGGCCCGGCAGACGATCTGGAAGCCCGGCGCCGGCGGCGTCACGGCCGCGGGGCAGCGGGTCCTGACCGGGGGAGAGGAAATCGACCTGGACCTTCTTTCCCTGCGCTCGCTCGTCATGGCCGCCTGACATGCCCAGGCGCCGCAAACACCTCAATCCGCCCCTTCTCGACAAGCTGCTGTTCGGCGTGAATCTGGCGCGAAACGAAGAGGCCCCGAGCGAGATCGGGCGCGGCGGCGTGCGCCTGAATCCCGCCGCGCGCCTCGACGCCTTCGACGAGCAGGAGTTCCGCTACACCCTTCGCCGCGACATCGCCTGGCTGCTGAACGCCGTGCAGCTGGGCTCCGACCACGACCTCTCCGCCTATCCGCAGCTGGAGAAATCGGTGCTCAACTACGGCGCCGTCAGCCTGATCGGCCGGTCCATCTCCGACGAATCCATCGAGGAGCGGGGCGAGGCCATACGGGAGGCCATCCGCAACTTCGAGCCCAGGATCGACCCCCGCACCCTGAGCGTGAAGCACGAGACGGTCGGCGAACGGGTCAATTCGGTGACCTACGTCGTCTCCGGCAGAGCGCGGTCGGCGGACGACGTCATCGAAATCAGCTTCCGGACCGACCTGGCGTTGGACTCCGGCGCGGCGACGGTGCGGGACTGACCTCATGGATCCTCGGATGTTGGGGGCCTACAACAAGGAGCTCGACTACCTGCGCGACGCGGGCAAGGAGTTCGGGCAGGAGAACCAGGAAGTCGCCGGTCGCCTGGGCCTGGGCAACCGCGAGGAAACCGACCCGTATGTGGAGCGCCTGCTGGAAGGCGTCGCGTTCCTGTCGGCCCGCGTCCAGCTGAAGCTGGAAGATCAGTTTCCGGAATTCACCCAGCAGCTGCTCCAGTCGATCCAGCCGGACTATCTGGCCCCCACCCCCTCCATGTGCATCGCGATGTTCGCCCCGACCGAGGGCGGCGCCCCGTCGCGCGCGGTCACCATCAAGCGGCACACCCAGTTCACGGCCGAGACGATCCGCGCCGACAGTCCCTGCACCTTCAGCACGGCCCATGAGGTCAAGCTGCTGCCCATCGCGATCGAGGCCGTCGAGTACCTCTCCAATCCCGCGCCCGTGGCCGCCGCCGCCGCCTTCGCTTCCAAGATGCGGAACGAGCGGATCGTCGCCCAGGCGGGCGTCCGCATCCGGCTGAAGGCCGTCGGGGATCTCAAGACCATCGAGCCCGGCCTGATGCCGATCTTCATCGACGGGACGGGCAGCCTTCCAGGGACGCTCTACCACCAGATGATGGGCGAAGCCCTGGCCGTGGTCGCCTATGCCGACGCCGATCCCGCCCGACCCGTCCTCCTGCCCAAGCCCGTTGCGGTCGGCCTGAGGGAGGACGAAGCGCTGCTGCCCTCGGACGGCCGCTCGTTCGGCGGCTACCGGCTGCTGCGCGAGTATTTCACCTTCCCCGAACGCTTCATGTTCTTCGCCTTCCAGGAGCTGGAGCGGGCCTTTGCCGTCGGTGGATCGTCCTGCGAGCTGATCGTCCTGTTCAACACCCGGGCCGACCCGCTTGAAGGCGTCTCCGTCGACAACCTGCGCCTGTTCTGCACGCCGGCCATCAATCTGTTCGAGAAGAGCCTGGGCCTGACCCGCGTCCGCAAGTTCGAACACGAGCACCTGGTGGTTCCGGACCGGGGCCGCCCCGACGACTTCGAGGTTTTCCGCGTCCTCGACGTGAAGGCCCACCTCCACAACGGCGACGAGCGGCCCGTGGCGCCGATCTACGCGTTCGGCTCGCTGCTGCACGATTGGTCCAAGGCGCTGTTCCGCACCACGCGCATGCGTCCCCGTCGCCTGTCGCGTCGACAGCAGCAGAGCCTTGGCCGTGGCGACTATTCGGATACCGAGACGCTGATCAGTCTCAGCGCCCCCGGCGATCCAGAGCTGCTCGACACCATCCGCGACCTTTCGATCCGGGCCCTGGTGACCAATCGGGAGTTGCCGGAACTCCTGTCGGAACAAGGCGACGTCCAGATGCGCTGCGCCGAGGATACGCAGGTGCGGATCGTGCGCGGTCCCACGCGCCCGCGCCCGCCGCTCGGCCTGGGCGACTCCGCGTGGCGCGTCGTGGGCGGGCTGACCGCCAATCACGCC includes:
- a CDS encoding type VI secretion system baseplate subunit TssE encodes the protein MPRRRKHLNPPLLDKLLFGVNLARNEEAPSEIGRGGVRLNPAARLDAFDEQEFRYTLRRDIAWLLNAVQLGSDHDLSAYPQLEKSVLNYGAVSLIGRSISDESIEERGEAIREAIRNFEPRIDPRTLSVKHETVGERVNSVTYVVSGRARSADDVIEISFRTDLALDSGAATVRD
- a CDS encoding type VI secretion system accessory protein TagJ → MRAQIVSAEERLDAGDILGARAALVETVRARPRDIESQVFLFHVMAIQGDWEKAAARLRAIVALDPAYRMFGLLYGAAIGAEVARAEVFAGRRPPDLLCATAPWTEAFVAAFAGALAGDPASIEARDMAADEALDVPGRWNDQDIDWIADTDDRLGPMLEAIVDGRWGLLPFEAVAELRSEGPRHLRDLIWLPAHVTLRSGERAAALLPTRYPGTEMEPDDTLKLARQTIWKPGAGGVTAAGQRVLTGGEEIDLDLLSLRSLVMAA
- the tssF gene encoding type VI secretion system baseplate subunit TssF, which gives rise to MDPRMLGAYNKELDYLRDAGKEFGQENQEVAGRLGLGNREETDPYVERLLEGVAFLSARVQLKLEDQFPEFTQQLLQSIQPDYLAPTPSMCIAMFAPTEGGAPSRAVTIKRHTQFTAETIRADSPCTFSTAHEVKLLPIAIEAVEYLSNPAPVAAAAAFASKMRNERIVAQAGVRIRLKAVGDLKTIEPGLMPIFIDGTGSLPGTLYHQMMGEALAVVAYADADPARPVLLPKPVAVGLREDEALLPSDGRSFGGYRLLREYFTFPERFMFFAFQELERAFAVGGSSCELIVLFNTRADPLEGVSVDNLRLFCTPAINLFEKSLGLTRVRKFEHEHLVVPDRGRPDDFEVFRVLDVKAHLHNGDERPVAPIYAFGSLLHDWSKALFRTTRMRPRRLSRRQQQSLGRGDYSDTETLISLSAPGDPELLDTIRDLSIRALVTNRELPELLSEQGDVQMRCAEDTQVRIVRGPTRPRPPLGLGDSAWRVVGGLTANHASMVSQPGGHPGMLRDHIGLYGAFEGTIDGAAARRQIDGILRVTSETVQRRIVSPPKVGSGRGAAMAFVRGQRVRIVLDDTGYDRGRIFLFASVLDRFLSEFATVNTFIETVFESQSLGEFATWPPKMGLRPTI